A genomic window from Triticum urartu cultivar G1812 chromosome 7, Tu2.1, whole genome shotgun sequence includes:
- the LOC125523618 gene encoding uncharacterized protein LOC125523618: MKDVIRGLCGEDSAARRGSGGGCPAVVPRAGRMDDARRGVYGGDGFCRSGAGEDRKARRQGEYAMHSAAFILHLLLKRALASGAGGGAAVLALAHPYSHDDRVLRKMVSAPAAHPHFLGSRAILADHAAAVTLFGHPRGRLSLAIYEDMRAPPAFLIELPMLAAGLHRGDGHGTLKLVLGSDTRSARRPLLSNDEWHVLRLLRGVSMSAGVLPPPPPADGSNFPDGIILPCLIRIEEC, translated from the coding sequence ATGAAGGACGTTATACGGGGCTTGTGCGGCGAAGACAGCGCGGCGAGGCGAGGCAGTGGCGGTGGTTGTCCGGCCGTCGTGCCTCGCGCGGGGAGGATGGACGACGCTCGCCGGGGCGTGTACGGCGGAGACGGCTTCTGCCGAAGTGGAGCAGGAGAGGACCGGAAGGCAAGGAGGCAGGGTGAGTATGCTATGCACAGCGCCGCCTTcatcctccacctcctcctaaAGCGTGCGCTCGCCTCGGGCGCTGGCGGTGGCGCGGCGGTGCTCGCCCTCGCGCACCCGTACTCGCACGACGACCGCGTCCTCCGCAAGATGGTAAGCGCCCCGGCCGCTCACCCGCATTTCCTCGGCAGCAGGGCCATCCTTGCGGACcacgcggcggcggtgacgctcTTCGGGCACCCCCGCGGCCGGCTGAGCCTGGCCATCTATGAGGACATGCGGGCGCCACCGGCGTTCCTGATCGAGCTGCCCATGCTCGCGGCCGGGCTGCATAGGGGGGATGGCCACGGGACCTTGAAGCTGGTGCTGGGGAGCGACACCCGCAGCGCGCGGCGACCACTCCTGTCCAACGACGAGTGGCACGTGCTGCGGCTGCTGCGCGGCGTCTCCATGAGCGCCGGggtgctgccgccgccgccgcctgctgaCGGCTCCAATTTCCCCGACGGCATCATACTCCCGTGTCTGATTAGGATTGAAGAGTGCTGA